The Diaphorobacter ruginosibacter genome contains a region encoding:
- a CDS encoding IPTL-CTERM sorting domain-containing protein, translating to MGTGGAAGAPGLPGSVRMSFTVDQTPPTTPAVATPVPTLGEWTLALLSTVLAGFAALRLGRRRLN from the coding sequence ATGGGTACAGGGGGTGCAGCAGGCGCACCAGGTCTCCCAGGCTCGGTGCGCATGAGCTTCACCGTGGATCAGACGCCACCGACGACGCCCGCAGTGGCGACTCCCGTGCCGACCCTCGGCGAATGGACCCTGGCGTTGCTGTCTACCGTACTGGCGGGTTTTGCAGCATTGCGCCTGGGCCGGCGCCGCTTAAACTGA